From Rhinatrema bivittatum chromosome 5, aRhiBiv1.1, whole genome shotgun sequence, the proteins below share one genomic window:
- the NEU3 gene encoding LOW QUALITY PROTEIN: sialidase-3 (The sequence of the model RefSeq protein was modified relative to this genomic sequence to represent the inferred CDS: deleted 1 base in 1 codon) produces MAAAALSAKTTLFRQEAGGTTYRIPALLYIKETGTFLAFAEKRRTHRDADAEYLVMRRGLVQGDTVKWESMTPLTSAVLPCHRTMNPCPVYETRRRVVFLFFICVHQDSTERCQILYGKNEARLCYVSSEDHGVTWSQLTDLTQEAIGEDIANWATFAVGPGHGVQLQCGRLIVPAYMYYIHAGAAALPLLCFTRVHSFVFYSDDLGESWHYGRLLGNRKTGECEVAELLCNGSTSVLYCSARTVARMRAEALSWDLGLTFETPSLCKQLSEPPHGCQGSVVSFLSPEEYRQEREDEEERASFPHKDNVPLRTGIRKSHLSAPRHTLSWLIFSHPTNRRKREGLGIYLNKSPLTPDCWDPPWIINKGPSGYSDLAACEGSLAFGCLFECGSVESWEEIAFQKVSLEMLLRNGMSCASHHCPAP; encoded by the exons ATGGCTGCTGCAGCGCTCTCCGCCAAGACAACGCTCTTCCGCCAGGAAGCCGGGGGGACCACCTACAGGATCCCAGCACTGCTCTACATCAAAGAAACGGGCACCTTCCTGGCGTTCGCCGAGAAGCGCCGCACACACAGAGACGCCGACGCTGAATATTTGGTCATGAGACGAGGGCTGGTGCAGGGCGATACGGTGAAG TGGGAATCCATGACCCCACTGACATCAGCTGTGTTGCCATGTCATCGGACCATGAACCCTTGTCCTGTGTATGAGACAAGACGAAGAGTCGTGTTCCTCTTCTTCATCTGTGTGCATCAGGATTCCACCGAGAGATGCCAGATCCTTTACGGGAAGAACGAGGCCAGGCTCTGCTACGTCTCCAGCGAAGACCATGGTGTGACCTGGAGCCAGTTGACAGATCTTACGCAGGAGGCTATCGGAGAAGATATTGCCAACTGGGCCACGTTTGCAGTAGGGCCAGGACATGGGGTCCAGTTACAGTGCGGCAGATTGATAGTTCCGGCGTATATGTACTACATCCAT GCAGGTGCTGCGGCCCTCCCGCTCTTGTGCTTCACAAGGGTGCACTCGTTTGTCTTCTACAGCGACGACTTGGGAGAGAGCTGGCACTATGGGAGGCTCCTGGGGAATCGAAAGACTGGAGAGTGTGAGGTGGCAGAGCTGCTTTGTAATGGCAGTACCAGTGTCCTGTACTGCAGTGCCCGCACCGTGGCCCGCATGCGTGCTGAAGCACTCAGCTGGGACTTGGGGCTTACATTTGAGACGCCAAGTCTCTGCAAACAGCTGTCCGAGCCTCCTCATGGCTGCCAGGGCAGTGTGGTGAGCTTTCTATCCCCAGAAGAGTATCGGCAAGAGAGAGAAGACGAGGAAGAACGGGCCAGTTTCCCTCACAAAGACAATGTCCCACTAAGGACTGGCATTAGGAAATCTCATCTCTCTGCCCCTAGGCACACCCTATCTTGGCTCATCTTCTCCCACCCAACAAATAGAAGGAAGAGGGAAGGCCTGGGCATCTACCTGAATAAATCCCCCCTAACTCCCGATTGCTGGGACCCCCCCTGGATCATTAACAAGGGGCCAAGCGGCTACTCAGACCTGGCAGCCTGCGAGGGCTCCCTGGCCTTCGGCTGTCTGTTTGAGTGTGGAAGTGTGGAAAGCTGGGAGGAGATAGCGTTTCAGAAGGTCTCGCTGGAAATGCTGCTGAGGAATGGGATGAGCTGTGCCTCGCACCACTGCCCTGCACCTTAG